One window from the genome of Roseomonas haemaphysalidis encodes:
- the gcvP gene encoding aminomethyl-transferring glycine dehydrogenase — protein sequence MTSALDALSALEDHGAFAARHIGPSGAEIAAMLKVVGVDSLDALADRTVPADIRGQDFSTLPAPATEAEAIAELRALSEKNVLKKSLIGMGYHGTHVPPVILRNVLENPGWYTAYTPYQAEIAQGRLEALVNFQTMVTDLTGLPVANASLLDEATAAAEAMAIALASNKQKSRTILVAADVHPQTIAVVRTRAEPLKLTVSVVAPAEVVAACGSEKPFALLLQYPGTTGELRDLSPEIAAVQAAGGLAIVAADPLSMVLLRAPGEMGADVVIGSSQRFGVPMGYGGPHAAFMAVKDGLKRLMPGRLVGVSLDAAGKPAMRLALQTREQHIRREKATSNICTAQVLLAVMAGMYAVWHGPEGLRRIAQRVALQAKLLAGAAKSAGFTLRHDAFFDTVTVETGDKTDAIYHAAFEQGFNLRKLDGGALAIALDETVTRAELATLAGLFGATLEATAGGIPAVLERKSEILTAAVFHTHHAEHSMLRYLKRLEDKDVALNRSMIPLGSCTMKLNATAEMIPVTFPGFGEMHPFVPADQAQGYIAMIRQLEDWLATITGFAAVSLQPNAGSQGEYAGLLAIRAFHLANGQDQRDICLIPSSAHGTNPASAAMVGMRVVVVGCDRDGNVDLADLDAKIAQHAEKLSALMITYPSTHGVFEEQIVRICGAVHAAGGQVYMDGANMNAQVGLTAPGRIGADVCHLNLHKTFCIPHGGGGPGVGPIGVAAHLAPHLPNHPLLAEGGPATGYGPVSAAPFGSASILPISYAYIRMMGAEALTRATQVAILNANYIAKRLDGHFPVLYKGARGMVAHECILDCRGFQQGGGVLVEDIAKRLQDYGFHAPTMSWPVAGTLMVEPTESETQAELDRFCDAMIAIRAEIRAVEQGRMDKVDNALKNAPHTAAEVMAEEWSHPYSREEAAFPLPYVAANKYWPPVKRVDNVYGDRNLICTCAPLEDYANAQQIAAE from the coding sequence ATGACCTCGGCCCTCGACGCGCTGAGCGCGCTGGAAGACCACGGCGCCTTCGCCGCCCGGCATATCGGCCCGTCGGGGGCCGAGATCGCCGCCATGCTGAAGGTGGTGGGCGTCGACAGCCTGGACGCGCTGGCCGACCGCACCGTGCCGGCCGACATCCGCGGCCAGGACTTCTCCACCCTGCCGGCGCCGGCCACGGAAGCCGAGGCCATCGCCGAGCTGCGCGCGCTGTCCGAAAAGAACGTGCTCAAGAAGTCACTGATCGGCATGGGCTACCACGGCACCCACGTGCCGCCGGTCATTCTCCGCAACGTGCTGGAGAATCCGGGCTGGTACACCGCCTATACCCCCTACCAGGCGGAGATTGCCCAGGGGCGGCTGGAAGCGCTGGTCAACTTCCAGACCATGGTGACCGACCTCACCGGCCTGCCGGTGGCGAACGCCTCGCTGCTGGATGAGGCGACGGCGGCGGCCGAGGCGATGGCCATCGCGCTCGCCTCCAACAAGCAGAAGTCGCGCACCATCCTGGTGGCCGCCGACGTGCACCCGCAGACCATCGCCGTGGTGCGCACCCGCGCCGAGCCGCTGAAGCTGACCGTCAGCGTCGTGGCCCCGGCCGAGGTCGTGGCCGCCTGCGGCAGCGAAAAGCCCTTCGCGCTGCTGCTGCAGTATCCCGGCACCACCGGCGAGCTGCGCGACCTGTCGCCCGAGATCGCCGCCGTGCAGGCGGCCGGGGGGCTGGCCATCGTCGCCGCCGACCCGCTGTCCATGGTGTTGCTGCGCGCGCCGGGCGAGATGGGCGCGGATGTGGTCATCGGCTCCAGCCAGCGCTTCGGCGTGCCGATGGGCTATGGCGGCCCGCATGCCGCCTTCATGGCGGTCAAGGACGGGCTGAAGCGGCTGATGCCGGGGCGCCTGGTCGGCGTGTCGCTGGATGCCGCCGGCAAGCCCGCCATGCGCCTGGCGCTGCAGACGCGCGAGCAGCACATCCGCCGCGAAAAGGCGACCAGCAACATCTGCACCGCGCAGGTGCTTCTTGCCGTGATGGCCGGCATGTACGCCGTGTGGCACGGCCCCGAGGGGCTGCGTCGCATCGCCCAGCGGGTGGCGCTGCAGGCGAAGCTTCTGGCGGGCGCTGCCAAGTCCGCCGGTTTCACGCTGCGCCATGACGCCTTCTTCGACACCGTCACGGTGGAAACCGGCGACAAGACGGACGCCATCTACCACGCCGCCTTTGAGCAGGGCTTCAACCTGCGCAAGCTGGACGGCGGCGCGCTGGCCATCGCGCTGGACGAGACCGTGACGCGCGCGGAACTCGCGACGCTGGCGGGCCTGTTCGGCGCCACGCTGGAGGCCACCGCCGGCGGCATCCCCGCTGTTCTGGAGCGGAAGTCCGAGATCCTGACGGCGGCGGTGTTCCACACCCACCACGCCGAGCATTCCATGCTGCGCTACCTGAAGCGGCTGGAAGACAAGGACGTGGCGCTGAACCGCAGCATGATCCCGCTCGGCTCCTGCACCATGAAGCTGAACGCGACGGCGGAGATGATCCCCGTCACCTTCCCCGGCTTCGGCGAGATGCACCCCTTCGTGCCGGCCGACCAGGCGCAGGGCTACATCGCGATGATCCGGCAGCTGGAGGACTGGCTCGCCACCATCACCGGCTTCGCCGCCGTCTCGCTGCAGCCCAACGCCGGCAGCCAGGGCGAGTATGCCGGACTGCTGGCGATCCGCGCCTTCCATCTGGCCAATGGCCAGGACCAGCGCGACATCTGCCTGATCCCATCCTCGGCGCACGGCACCAACCCGGCCTCCGCCGCCATGGTCGGCATGCGCGTGGTGGTGGTGGGCTGCGACCGCGACGGCAACGTCGACCTCGCGGACCTCGATGCCAAGATCGCGCAGCATGCGGAGAAGCTGTCGGCGCTGATGATCACCTACCCCTCCACGCATGGCGTGTTCGAGGAGCAGATCGTCCGCATCTGCGGCGCCGTGCACGCGGCCGGCGGGCAGGTCTACATGGACGGCGCCAACATGAATGCGCAGGTGGGCCTCACCGCCCCCGGCCGCATCGGCGCCGATGTCTGCCACCTGAACCTGCACAAGACCTTCTGCATCCCGCATGGCGGCGGCGGCCCGGGCGTCGGGCCGATCGGGGTCGCGGCGCACCTCGCCCCGCACCTGCCCAACCACCCGCTGCTGGCCGAGGGCGGCCCCGCCACCGGCTACGGCCCGGTCTCGGCCGCGCCCTTCGGCAGCGCGTCGATCCTGCCCATCTCCTACGCCTATATCCGCATGATGGGCGCGGAGGCGCTGACGCGCGCCACGCAGGTCGCCATCCTCAACGCCAACTACATCGCCAAGCGGCTCGATGGGCACTTCCCCGTGCTCTACAAGGGCGCGCGCGGCATGGTGGCGCATGAGTGCATCCTGGACTGCCGCGGCTTCCAGCAGGGCGGCGGCGTGCTGGTGGAGGACATCGCCAAGCGCCTGCAGGACTATGGCTTCCACGCGCCCACCATGTCCTGGCCCGTCGCCGGCACGCTGATGGTGGAGCCCACCGAAAGCGAGACCCAGGCGGAACTGGACCGCTTCTGCGACGCCATGATCGCCATCCGCGCCGAGATCCGCGCGGTGGAGCAGGGCCGCATGGACAAGGTGGACAACGCGCTGAAGAACGCGCCCCACACCGCCGCCGAGGTGATGGCGGAGGAATGGTCGCACCCGTATTCTCGCGAAGAGGCCGCCTTCCCGCTGCCCTACGTCGCCGCCAACAAGTACTGGCCGCCGGTCAAGCGCGTGGACAATGTGTATGGCGACCGCAACCTGATCTGCACCTGCGCGCCGCTGGAAGACTACGCCAACGCGCAGCAGATCGCGGCGGAGTAA
- the gcvH gene encoding glycine cleavage system protein GcvH → MAETKYTKDHEWVRLEGGVATIGITDHAQTALGDVVFVELPEAGREVAAEEAVAVVESVKAASDVYAPIAGKVVAVNDALVDNPSLANSAPTADGWFFKIEAADPAAVEALMSESDYAAFVDSL, encoded by the coding sequence ATGGCTGAAACCAAGTACACCAAGGACCACGAGTGGGTGCGGCTGGAAGGTGGCGTGGCCACCATCGGCATCACCGACCACGCGCAGACCGCGCTGGGCGACGTGGTGTTCGTGGAACTGCCCGAGGCCGGGCGTGAGGTCGCGGCCGAGGAGGCCGTGGCGGTGGTCGAAAGCGTCAAGGCGGCGTCCGACGTCTACGCGCCGATCGCCGGCAAGGTGGTCGCGGTGAACGATGCGCTGGTGGACAACCCCTCGCTGGCCAACTCGGCGCCCACCGCCGACGGCTGGTTCTTCAAGATCGAGGCGGCCGACCCCGCCGCCGTGGAGGCCCTGATGAGCGAATCCGACTACGCCGCCTTCGTGGACAGCCTCTGA
- the gcvT gene encoding glycine cleavage system aminomethyltransferase GcvT — protein MADTTETLLETPLASLHRELGGKMVPFAGYAMPVQYPAGIMAEHLATRAGAALFDVSHMGQAELVGEGAAAALERLTPADVQILKPGRQKYGLLTTEAGGILDDFMVANLGDRLFLVVNASRKAVDYAAIEAALPSGVSLKRLPDRALVAFQGPGAVASLATIAPAVAGMRFMDVLAVEIAGIPTLVSRSGYTGEDGVEISVPAEEAESLARALLALPGATAAGLGARDSLRLEAGLCLYGNDIDETTSAVEANLVWTIGKRRRTEWNFPGADRVREELDNGPKRLRVGILPDGRQPARGHTPVQVGGDVVGEITSGGFGPSLNGPCAMGYVARGHAADGTALDLMVRGKASPARVAATPFFPHRYIR, from the coding sequence GTGGCCGATACGACTGAAACGCTTCTGGAAACCCCCCTCGCCTCCCTGCACCGGGAGCTGGGCGGCAAGATGGTGCCCTTCGCGGGCTATGCCATGCCCGTGCAGTACCCCGCCGGCATCATGGCCGAGCATCTGGCGACGCGCGCCGGTGCCGCGCTGTTCGACGTGTCCCACATGGGACAGGCCGAGCTGGTGGGCGAAGGCGCCGCCGCGGCGCTGGAGCGCCTGACGCCGGCCGACGTGCAGATCCTGAAGCCGGGCCGCCAGAAGTACGGGCTGCTGACCACGGAAGCCGGCGGCATCCTGGACGACTTCATGGTCGCCAATCTCGGCGACCGCCTGTTCCTGGTGGTCAACGCCAGCCGCAAGGCGGTGGACTACGCGGCGATCGAGGCGGCGCTGCCCTCCGGCGTGTCCCTGAAGCGCCTGCCGGACCGCGCGCTGGTGGCCTTCCAGGGCCCGGGCGCCGTGGCATCGCTGGCCACCATCGCGCCCGCCGTCGCCGGCATGCGCTTCATGGACGTGCTGGCGGTGGAGATCGCCGGCATCCCCACGCTGGTCAGCCGCAGTGGCTACACCGGCGAGGACGGCGTGGAGATCTCCGTGCCGGCGGAGGAGGCCGAAAGCCTCGCCCGCGCGCTGCTGGCCCTGCCGGGCGCCACGGCGGCCGGCCTCGGCGCGCGCGACTCGCTGCGCCTGGAAGCCGGGCTGTGCCTGTATGGCAACGATATCGACGAGACGACCAGCGCGGTGGAAGCCAATCTGGTGTGGACCATCGGCAAGCGCCGCCGCACCGAATGGAACTTCCCCGGCGCGGACCGCGTGCGCGAGGAGCTGGACAACGGCCCGAAGCGCCTGCGCGTCGGCATCCTGCCCGACGGCCGGCAGCCGGCACGCGGCCACACCCCCGTGCAGGTGGGCGGCGACGTGGTCGGCGAGATCACCAGCGGCGGCTTCGGCCCCAGCCTGAACGGCCCCTGCGCCATGGGCTACGTGGCGCGCGGGCATGCCGCCGACGGCACGGCGCTGGACCTGATGGTGCGCGGCAAGGCCTCGCCCGCCCGCGTCGCGGCCACCCCCTTCTTTCCCCACCGCTACATTCGCTGA
- a CDS encoding A/G-specific adenine glycosylase produces MPAASLLLEWYDRHRRTLPWREATRDPYRIWLSEVMLQQTTVAAVGPRWRRFLVRFPDVETLAAAPWDAVAEEWAGLGYYARARNLHACAQAVVARGGFPDTEDELRALPGIGAYTAAAVAAIAFGRPTVPLDGNVERVTARLGAIEAPLPGARPALAALARRWMEQDAARARPSDFVQALFDLGATICTPRSPACALCPWRSDCEGFRTGLAPSLPRKAAKKARPLKRGVHFLLLDGTGRLLLRRRPPTGLLGGMLELPGTPWRETPWTDAEIPPFAPLPGLDWRALDGEAKHGFTHFELHMALRVATAPPGANLRDGEWMTLAAARAALPGTMQKLLDLAESEGAMG; encoded by the coding sequence CTGCCCGCCGCCTCCCTGCTTCTCGAATGGTACGACCGCCACCGCCGCACCCTGCCCTGGCGGGAAGCGACGCGCGATCCATACCGTATATGGCTCTCCGAGGTCATGTTGCAGCAGACCACGGTCGCCGCCGTCGGCCCGCGCTGGCGCCGCTTCCTGGTTCGCTTCCCGGATGTCGAAACCCTCGCCGCCGCCCCCTGGGACGCGGTGGCCGAGGAATGGGCCGGGCTCGGCTACTACGCCCGCGCCCGCAACCTGCACGCCTGCGCCCAGGCCGTGGTGGCGCGCGGCGGCTTTCCCGACACGGAGGACGAGCTGCGGGCATTGCCCGGCATCGGCGCCTATACCGCCGCCGCCGTGGCCGCCATCGCCTTTGGCCGCCCCACCGTGCCGCTGGACGGCAATGTCGAGCGCGTCACCGCCCGGCTCGGCGCCATCGAGGCCCCGCTGCCCGGCGCCCGCCCGGCGCTGGCCGCCCTGGCCCGCCGCTGGATGGAGCAGGACGCCGCCCGCGCCCGGCCATCGGATTTCGTGCAGGCCCTGTTCGACCTCGGCGCCACCATTTGCACGCCGCGCAGCCCGGCCTGCGCCCTGTGCCCCTGGCGCTCGGACTGCGAGGGCTTCCGCACCGGCCTCGCCCCCAGCCTGCCGCGCAAGGCGGCCAAGAAGGCCCGCCCCTTGAAGCGCGGCGTGCACTTCCTGCTGCTGGACGGCACCGGCCGCCTGTTGCTGCGCCGCCGCCCGCCCACCGGCCTGCTGGGCGGCATGCTGGAATTGCCCGGCACCCCCTGGCGCGAAACCCCCTGGACCGACGCCGAGATCCCGCCCTTCGCCCCCCTGCCCGGCCTGGACTGGCGGGCGCTGGACGGCGAGGCGAAGCACGGCTTCACGCATTTCGAGCTGCACATGGCGCTGCGGGTCGCCACCGCGCCGCCCGGCGCCAACCTGCGCGACGGCGAGTGGATGACGCTGGCCGCCGCGCGGGCCGCGCTGCCGGGGACCATGCAGAAGCTGCTCGACTTGGCGGAGAGCGAGGGGGCGATGGGGTAA
- a CDS encoding DUF721 domain-containing protein: MQQKDRNGGGATPPAAKTAQKPALAPDGGPGWRSDRGPRALGALLPALTRPVFRKRSPAAAQLIIDWPQIAGPVLAAQTVPRGVSGGTLTLACSGPVAMELQHLAPQLIGRINTAMGQALVQRLRFVQAALPPRRPPPPKPAAVALPDALAARLEGVEDPELRAALARLGQGVYRGRRNAG; the protein is encoded by the coding sequence ATGCAGCAAAAGGACCGGAACGGCGGCGGCGCAACCCCCCCGGCGGCGAAAACCGCGCAAAAGCCGGCCCTGGCGCCCGATGGCGGCCCCGGATGGCGGTCGGACCGCGGGCCACGCGCGCTGGGCGCGCTGCTGCCGGCGCTGACCCGGCCGGTGTTCCGCAAGCGCAGCCCGGCGGCGGCGCAGCTGATCATCGACTGGCCGCAGATCGCGGGGCCGGTGCTGGCGGCGCAGACGGTGCCGCGCGGCGTCTCCGGCGGCACGCTGACGCTGGCCTGCTCCGGCCCGGTGGCGATGGAGCTGCAGCACCTGGCACCGCAGCTGATCGGGCGCATCAACACCGCCATGGGGCAGGCGCTGGTGCAGCGGCTGCGCTTTGTGCAGGCGGCGCTGCCGCCGCGCCGGCCACCGCCACCCAAGCCCGCGGCGGTGGCGCTGCCGGACGCGCTGGCCGCCCGTCTGGAAGGCGTGGAGGACCCGGAGTTGCGGGCGGCTCTGGCAAGATTGGGCCAGGGGGTTTATCGGGGGCGCCGAAACGCCGGTTGA
- a CDS encoding DsbA family protein produces MTLSRRSLLTVPLVLAAAPALAQGASPTNADARLGDRGYGPAGAKVVVQEYFSLTCPHCAAFHKESWPQIKERLMGPTGNARMVWKEFPLDQLALAASQVARSLPAERYEGFISALLASQDRWAFARGADNIAEIAKIAALAGMTRAQVDAAVADQALAKGILEMRAAGQSQFNVNSTPTFVFNKKVQPGAVSADRFAQLAAEAGA; encoded by the coding sequence TTGACCCTTTCGCGCCGTTCGCTGCTGACCGTGCCGCTGGTGCTTGCCGCCGCGCCCGCCCTGGCCCAGGGCGCCTCGCCGACCAACGCCGATGCGCGGCTGGGCGACCGCGGCTACGGCCCGGCCGGCGCCAAGGTCGTGGTGCAGGAATACTTTTCCCTGACCTGCCCGCATTGCGCCGCCTTTCACAAGGAAAGCTGGCCGCAGATCAAGGAACGGCTGATGGGCCCGACCGGCAATGCCCGCATGGTGTGGAAGGAATTCCCGCTGGACCAGCTGGCGCTGGCGGCCTCGCAGGTGGCGCGCAGCCTGCCGGCCGAGCGCTACGAGGGCTTCATCAGCGCGCTGCTGGCCAGCCAGGACCGCTGGGCCTTCGCGCGCGGCGCCGACAACATCGCCGAGATCGCCAAGATCGCGGCGCTGGCGGGCATGACGCGGGCGCAGGTGGATGCCGCCGTGGCCGACCAGGCGCTGGCCAAGGGCATCCTGGAAATGCGCGCCGCCGGCCAAAGCCAGTTCAACGTCAATTCCACGCCCACCTTCGTGTTCAACAAGAAGGTGCAGCCCGGGGCCGTCAGCGCCGACCGCTTCGCGCAGCTGGCAGCCGAAGCCGGCGCTTGA
- a CDS encoding chromosome segregation SMC family protein, whose translation MRATLVRLRIAGFKSFAEPTVVEVLPGLTGVVGPNGCGKSNVVEALRWAMGETNARAMRGGEMDDVIFAGTSTRPGRNQAEVTLQLEDASGLAPPPNQQAPELEITRRIVRGEGTGFRINGREIRGRDVQTLFADIGSGARSSAMVSQGRVASLIAAKPEERRQVLEEAAGIAGLRARKHEAELKLRQAEQNLTRAEDLKGQLEVQRQSLTRQARQAARYRNLSGLTRAAEAEFFALLVARAEAALVAARQDFAQAQAATRAAEQAATEGATRAFTAERAVPAPREAEATARTALERHRIAAESTQDEERRARAALAEAEARLAQLRGDLEHAARQERDAAEAEGRLGAEAATLEAVRAALPDRLDAARAEAAGAGDAAAEAERAADRAAEEAAAAGAEATRIGAERAAAESRAARLRQQHAALAAEHAGAEAQRLPPGAIPAARAAREAAEARLTATRAALEEAEAARAAAQEAHATARRAAQEAEAARARATQDREQSASRAGAIQAQLARLSAERDAASAERPAAGQLEAAIAAVAGAEAALAAARAVLAEAEAARTAAAAAHSTLRAAAGAREAERARAAAERQGLLDLLSAREPSAAAPILDAVSVPPGLEAALGAALGEALDSPADLAAPRHWRQLPPLPAPAPPAGCTPLATLVGAPPELARALAQIFLIEGDGAALQPSLAPGQALVARDGALWRWDGHGAGADAPSPGAVRLTQRNRLRAAEQALDAARDIATQAEAAARQAQDAERQAAAAEAAARDNRAQAEQALSRARDQAQRLTARAAQADSRVAALGPQLDRLAADLAGAEAAREAATATLARLADPASSRAARDAAARGESESQAAEAAARAARRAAEQALEAARAEEARLNNRATQTESRLAALAPQLARLTEEAAEAERLLAQAREAEAAQPDVAGLRAGVEQARATLGALRLRAAAARDAGAALAAEAERIVGRLQGIGTERASWQERAAAATAQRENLSARVAETEAARDAALAAPEEAAACRAAAGRLLAEAEGTHAALAQALRDAEAEDRAASENRRAADAAFAAARERQLRAESQNTQAEAAAAALADRMAERLGEATELPPAPDDLSDAAEERARRKAERLAREREEMGPVNLRAEQEVVEIEDRIGGIDREREEIASAIAKLRGSVGHLNREGRERLRAVFDKVDGEFRALFTKLFGGGRAHLALVGSDDPLEAGLEIYAEPPGKKLSALSLLSGGEQALTALSLIFAVFRCQPAPVCVLDEVDAPLDDANVERLCGLLEIMAADSGTRFLVVTHHPLTMARMHRLYGVTMQERGVSRLLSVDLGAAVEMVEGTAP comes from the coding sequence TTGCGCGCCACGCTGGTGCGGCTGCGCATCGCCGGCTTCAAGAGCTTCGCCGAGCCCACGGTGGTGGAGGTGCTGCCCGGGCTGACCGGCGTGGTCGGCCCCAACGGCTGCGGCAAGTCCAACGTGGTGGAGGCGCTGCGCTGGGCGATGGGCGAAACCAACGCTCGCGCCATGCGCGGCGGCGAGATGGACGACGTCATCTTCGCCGGCACCTCCACCCGCCCCGGCCGCAACCAGGCGGAGGTGACGCTGCAGCTGGAGGATGCCTCCGGCCTCGCCCCGCCGCCCAACCAGCAGGCGCCGGAACTGGAGATCACCCGCCGCATCGTGCGCGGCGAGGGCACCGGCTTTCGCATCAACGGCCGCGAGATCCGCGGGCGGGACGTGCAGACGCTGTTCGCCGACATCGGTTCCGGCGCGCGCTCCTCGGCCATGGTCAGCCAGGGACGCGTGGCGTCGCTGATCGCGGCCAAGCCCGAGGAACGGCGGCAGGTGCTGGAGGAAGCGGCCGGCATCGCCGGCCTGCGTGCCCGCAAGCACGAGGCCGAGCTGAAGCTGCGCCAGGCCGAGCAGAACCTGACCCGCGCCGAGGACCTCAAGGGTCAGCTGGAGGTGCAGCGCCAGTCGCTGACCCGCCAGGCACGGCAGGCCGCACGCTACCGCAACCTGTCTGGCCTGACCCGCGCTGCGGAAGCCGAGTTCTTTGCCCTGCTGGTGGCGCGTGCCGAGGCCGCCCTGGTCGCCGCGCGGCAGGACTTCGCGCAGGCCCAGGCCGCCACGCGCGCCGCCGAGCAGGCAGCCACCGAGGGTGCCACCCGCGCCTTCACCGCCGAGCGCGCGGTGCCCGCGCCGCGCGAAGCCGAGGCCACCGCCCGCACGGCGCTGGAACGCCACCGCATCGCCGCCGAAAGCACGCAGGACGAGGAGCGCCGCGCCCGCGCCGCCCTGGCCGAGGCCGAGGCGCGGCTGGCCCAGTTGCGGGGCGACCTGGAGCATGCCGCCCGCCAGGAGCGCGACGCCGCCGAGGCGGAAGGGCGCCTGGGGGCCGAGGCCGCGACGCTGGAAGCCGTGCGCGCCGCGCTTCCCGACCGCCTGGACGCCGCCCGCGCCGAGGCTGCCGGGGCCGGCGATGCCGCCGCCGAAGCCGAGCGCGCGGCCGACCGCGCCGCCGAGGAAGCCGCCGCCGCCGGCGCCGAGGCCACCCGCATCGGCGCCGAGCGCGCCGCCGCCGAGTCGCGCGCCGCCCGCCTGCGCCAGCAGCACGCCGCGCTGGCCGCCGAGCACGCCGGGGCCGAGGCGCAGCGCCTGCCGCCCGGGGCGATCCCCGCCGCGCGGGCCGCGCGCGAAGCGGCCGAGGCCCGGCTGACCGCCACCCGCGCCGCGTTGGAGGAGGCAGAGGCTGCCCGTGCCGCCGCGCAGGAAGCCCATGCCACGGCCCGCCGGGCCGCGCAGGAAGCCGAGGCCGCCCGCGCGCGCGCCACGCAGGACCGCGAGCAGTCGGCCAGCCGTGCCGGGGCCATCCAGGCCCAGCTCGCCCGGCTGAGCGCCGAGCGTGATGCCGCCAGCGCGGAGCGCCCCGCCGCCGGGCAGCTGGAAGCCGCCATCGCCGCCGTGGCCGGTGCCGAGGCCGCGCTGGCCGCCGCCCGCGCCGTCCTGGCCGAAGCCGAGGCCGCGCGGACCGCCGCCGCCGCCGCGCATTCCACGCTGCGGGCCGCCGCCGGTGCCCGTGAAGCCGAGCGTGCCCGTGCCGCGGCCGAGCGCCAGGGGTTGCTGGACCTCCTGAGCGCCCGCGAGCCCTCGGCCGCCGCGCCGATCCTGGATGCCGTGTCCGTGCCGCCCGGCCTGGAAGCCGCGCTGGGTGCCGCGCTGGGCGAGGCGCTGGACAGCCCCGCCGACCTTGCCGCCCCCCGCCACTGGCGCCAGCTGCCGCCCTTGCCCGCCCCTGCGCCCCCCGCCGGCTGCACGCCGCTCGCCACGTTGGTCGGGGCGCCGCCGGAGCTGGCGCGGGCCTTGGCGCAGATTTTTCTGATCGAGGGTGACGGCGCCGCCCTGCAACCGTCCCTGGCCCCCGGGCAGGCGCTGGTGGCGCGCGACGGTGCGTTGTGGCGCTGGGACGGCCATGGCGCCGGCGCCGATGCGCCCAGCCCCGGCGCCGTGCGCCTGACCCAGCGCAACCGGCTGCGGGCTGCCGAGCAGGCGCTGGACGCCGCCCGCGACATCGCAACACAGGCCGAGGCCGCCGCGCGGCAGGCCCAGGACGCGGAGCGGCAGGCCGCCGCCGCCGAGGCCGCCGCCCGCGACAACCGTGCCCAGGCGGAACAAGCGCTGAGCCGGGCGCGGGACCAGGCGCAGCGGCTGACCGCGCGCGCTGCCCAGGCAGACAGCCGGGTCGCCGCCCTGGGCCCGCAGCTGGACCGCCTGGCCGCCGACCTGGCCGGCGCGGAGGCAGCGCGCGAGGCCGCCACCGCCACCCTGGCGCGGTTGGCCGACCCCGCTTCCAGCCGTGCCGCGCGGGATGCCGCGGCACGGGGTGAATCCGAGTCGCAGGCCGCCGAAGCCGCCGCCCGCGCCGCCCGCCGCGCTGCCGAGCAGGCCCTGGAAGCCGCGCGAGCCGAGGAAGCGCGGTTGAACAACCGTGCCACGCAAACGGAAAGCCGGCTGGCCGCCCTGGCACCGCAGCTGGCCCGCCTGACCGAGGAAGCCGCCGAGGCCGAGCGCCTGCTGGCGCAGGCCCGCGAGGCCGAGGCGGCGCAGCCGGACGTGGCGGGCCTGCGTGCCGGCGTGGAGCAGGCCCGCGCCACGCTGGGCGCGCTGCGCCTGCGCGCCGCCGCCGCGCGCGACGCCGGCGCCGCGCTGGCGGCCGAGGCGGAGCGCATTGTCGGGCGGCTGCAGGGCATCGGCACGGAGCGGGCCTCCTGGCAGGAGCGTGCCGCCGCGGCCACGGCCCAGCGCGAGAACCTATCCGCCCGCGTGGCGGAAACCGAGGCGGCGCGCGACGCCGCCCTGGCCGCGCCGGAGGAAGCCGCCGCCTGCCGCGCCGCCGCCGGCCGCTTGCTGGCCGAGGCCGAAGGCACCCACGCCGCGCTGGCCCAGGCGTTGCGCGACGCGGAAGCCGAGGATCGTGCCGCTTCCGAAAACCGCCGTGCCGCCGATGCCGCCTTCGCCGCCGCCCGCGAGCGGCAGCTGCGCGCCGAGTCGCAGAACACCCAGGCCGAGGCCGCAGCCGCCGCGCTGGCCGACCGCATGGCCGAGCGCCTGGGCGAGGCCACCGAGCTGCCGCCCGCGCCGGACGATCTGTCCGACGCCGCCGAGGAACGGGCCCGCCGCAAGGCCGAGCGCCTGGCGCGGGAGCGCGAGGAGATGGGCCCGGTCAACCTGCGCGCCGAGCAGGAGGTGGTGGAGATCGAGGACCGCATCGGCGGCATCGACCGCGAGCGCGAGGAGATCGCCAGCGCCATCGCCAAGCTGCGCGGTTCCGTCGGCCATCTGAACCGCGAAGGGCGGGAACGGCTGCGCGCGGTGTTCGACAAGGTGGACGGCGAGTTCCGCGCGCTGTTCACCAAGCTGTTTGGCGGCGGCCGCGCGCATCTGGCGCTGGTCGGCAGCGACGACCCGCTGGAAGCGGGGCTGGAGATCTATGCCGAGCCCCCGGGCAAGAAGCTGTCCGCCCTGTCGCTGCTGTCGGGCGGCGAGCAGGCGCTGACGGCGCTGTCGCTGATCTTCGCGGTGTTCCGCTGCCAGCCCGCGCCGGTTTGCGTGCTGGACGAGGTGGACGCGCCGCTGGACGACGCCAATGTGGAACGCCTGTGCGGGCTGCTGGAGATCATGGCGGCCGATTCGGGCACCCGCTTCCTGGTGGTCACCCACCACCCGCTGACCATGGCGCGGATGCACCGGCTGTATGGGGTGACCATGCAGGAACGCGGCGTCAGCCGGCTTCTTTCGGTGGACCTCGGCGCCGCCGTGGAGATGGTGGAGGGCACGGCGCCTTAA